In the Streptomyces sp. NBC_00193 genome, TGTGCCGTGCTCTCGGAAGTGGTGCCCGAAGGCGTCACCGTGTGCGACGTGGGTTCGGGCGCCGGCCTCCCCGGCATTCCGCTGGCCCTGGTCCGCAGGGACCTGAAGATCACGCTGCTGGAGCCGCTGCTGCGCCGCACGAACTTCCTCCAGGAGGTCGTGGAGCTGCTGGGGCTCGACCATGTGACGGTGGTGCGCGGGCGGGCCGAGGAAGTCCTCGGCAAGCTCCAGCCGGTGCACGTGGTGACGGCGCGCGCGGTGGCTCCGCTGGACCGGCTCGCCGGATGGGGCGTACCCCTGCTGCGCCCGTACGGCGAGATGCTGGCGCTGAAGGGCGACACCGCCGACGAGGAGCTGGTGGCGGCGAAGGCCGCGCTGACCAAGCTCGGTGTGGTGAAGACCTCGGTGCTGCACGTGGGCGAGGGGATCGTGGACCCGCTCTCCACCGTGGTGCGGGTCGAGGTCGGGGAAAGCCCCGGCGGGGTGCGGTTCGCGGCGAAGCGGGCCAAGGCCGCCCGGACCAGCCGGACGCGCCGGCGCCGCTGAGCCCGTGTTCTGGGGCGTGTTGCGCCCTATAGGTATGGATTTCGGAGTGTCGTAGCGGCCGGATGACCCCGTCCGGGCATCGTGTTTCACGTGAAACGTCGCTCTCTGCTGCACGGAATCATCAGCCGCGGTCGTGCGGCTACGTCCCCCCGTCTCCGCAAG is a window encoding:
- the rsmG gene encoding 16S rRNA (guanine(527)-N(7))-methyltransferase RsmG, coding for MPEEAPQAPEEARVVFGEHFPEAVRYAELLADAGVKRGLIGPREVPRLWERHLLNCAVLSEVVPEGVTVCDVGSGAGLPGIPLALVRRDLKITLLEPLLRRTNFLQEVVELLGLDHVTVVRGRAEEVLGKLQPVHVVTARAVAPLDRLAGWGVPLLRPYGEMLALKGDTADEELVAAKAALTKLGVVKTSVLHVGEGIVDPLSTVVRVEVGESPGGVRFAAKRAKAARTSRTRRRR